The sequence GGGAAACCGACCCGGCGCACATCCGGGATTTGGCGATCCGTAATCTTTCTGAACCCGTGCAATGGCGTGCCAGCATGGACTGTCTGAAAGCAAAACAACCGGTGCAGCTCTTTGAAGTCGGCCCAGGCCGCATTCTGTCCGGGTTGGCGCGCATCAATGGTTTTGATGAAGCCACTTGCATTGTGAATGTGAATAATTTGCGTGGTGTGGAACTGGCCGCCGCGAGTGTGGAAGAAAAGACGGCGTAAGTTCCAGTTGGACCTAAACACCGAACACCGAATACCGAAAGAAATCCGAAAATTGAATTCCGAAATGGGCGTTAGATCGGGTAATCAATGGATGGTCAGTAGTGCTGCTTTCGGTTTTGGATTTATCCTGTCCATCCTGTTAATCCTGTCATATTCGGTCTTCGGATTTCCTGCATGTTTCACTTGCCCGGGATTTGAAGTTGTTTACAGTAGTCCCATGCAACGGAATCGGACAATCTGGATCGCTGGGTGCGCGCTTTGGCTGGGCATTGCGGGGCAAGCCGCGACGCTCCAGGATTACGCCAAAGAGTATCGCAAACAATTGGCGGAAAAAATCATGCCGTACTGGTATGACACCATGGATCGGGAGCACGGTGGCTACCTGCTGGCGGACGCCCTGAGCGGACGCCAGGTCGCCACGGATAAGAGCCTGGTGACGCAAAGCCGCATGGTGTGGGGATTCGCTCATGCTGATATAAAGGGATTCAGCGACAAACAGCACAATTATCTTAAAGCGGCGGAACACGGCTACCGATTCCTGCTGGAGCATTTTCGCGATCCAGAAAATGGCGGCTATTACTGGAAGTTGGGCACCGACGGGAAAATCCTCGATGATCGCAAGATTCTCTACGGCCAATGCTTTGTCATCTATGCCATGGTCGAGTATTCCCGGGCCAGTGGCCGCCAGGAACCCATTGACCGTGCCATGGAGCTGTATCGTTCGATTCAACAGCGCTCACACGATGCCAACAATGACGGATGGTTTGAACATTTCAAACGGGATTGGACTCCCCTCATGCAGCATGATGAAACCATCGTGGTCGAATTGGGTGGTCACAAAAGCGCCAATACGCACCTGCACCTGATGGAATGCCTTACGGAACTATATGACGTTACCCATCATTCGGAGGTGAAAAAATCGTTGGAGGAATGCTTGCGTTTGAATCAGGATTATTTCTATCCGTTGGAAGCGGGCAAATCCTGTTTTCACCGGCAACCGGATTGGCGACTCGTCACGCGTCCAGCCAGTGCCGGACTGTCCTATGGGCATAATGTGGAGTTTGCCTGGCTGATGATTCGCGCGGAGCTGGTTTTGGGACGCAAGCCGTCCTGGAGCCATTTCAATGCCCATCTGGAACATGCGTTGAAATACGGTTATGACTGGATCAATGGCGGCATCTATGCCCGTGGAATAGACAACCAGCCTGCTACTGCCACGGAGAAAGTCTGGTGGGCGGAAGCGGAATTGATTGCCGCCTTGACCGATGGCCTCAAGCGCAAATGGAATCCCATGTACGAGGCTGCCCTGGAAAAACAGATTCGTTTTATCGCGGAAAAACAAACCGCACCCGACGGCATCTGGTTGGATACCGTGACGAGCGAAGGAAACCCAAAAAGCCCTGGCAAAGCGCACGCGTGGAAGGCGAACTATCACGACGTGCGCGCGATGGTTAAGTTCATGGAAGCGTTTGAAAAGGACTGAACCAGTGGGACGCCAGCCTGGCGTGGAGAATGATTGACAAGAATAAAAGTCGCCGTACAAGTGTCTCCGTCATTTATGCGCTGGCTGGATAATTGGTTGAGCCGGCAGCAGCGGGGGCTGATCGGTGCTATCTTGTTGCTGTTGTTATTGGGGTGGATCGTCAAACACTGGCGGCTATCCCATCTGCCAACCCGTACGGTGGTTCCGGTAGCGCAGTCACATTGATTATGCAGCGGATTAATTTTGAGGAAGAGTTGGACAAGATTGTGAGTCGCGACCCGCGTTTTGAGCGGGAGGCGTATCATTTTGTCCGCGCCGGTCTGGATCACACGCAGAAAATCAGCGGCAAAGCGCCCAAGGATGAGTTGCGTCACGTCAGCGGCCAGCAATTGCTCATCGGCATTCGTGAGTACGCCTTGCGCGAGTTCGGCCCCATGGCGATCACGGTGCTGGAGGATTGGGGCATTACCCGCTGCCAGGATTTTGGCGACATCGTGTTCAACATGATTGAGGCCGGATTGCTGGCCAAGACCGACAAGGACAGCCGGGCGGATTTTCAGACCGGATATGATTTTCAGGATGCCTTTCGGAAACCCTTTTTGCCTGCCGCGAAATGTCCGCCAACGCCCGCGCCATCCGCTTGACCTGAGGGGCTGTTCCCCGCATGCTTGCCGCATTGGCTGGAGGGCAGGGGATGGTGAAGTAATAGCCTGCCACACGTTTTGTTTCCGAGCGTAATTTCGCTTACAGCCATGAATTTGATGCCATGATGACAAATAATGATGAAGTTCCCGCTTTGCCGCCCGGCGTGCAGGTGGTCAACCTTGACAATGGGTTGGTGCTGATTCTCCGCGAAGATCACAGCGCCCCGGTCGTGTCTGCCCAGGCTTGGTGCAAAACTGGCAGCATTCATGAAGGTCGCTGGTTGGGGGCCGGCCTCTCGCATGTACTCGAGCACATGCTGTTCAAAGGCACAACGACGCGCGGATCAGGCAAGATTGACCAGGAGGTCCATGATGCGGGCGGGTACATGAACGCTTACACTAGCTTTGATCGCACGGTTTACTTTATTGACGTGCCCAACACCGGTGCGACGGTGGCGATTGATATCCTGTGCGACATCATGCAGCACGCCACCCTGCCGGAGGCGGAACTGGCCAAGGAAATGGATGTCATTCGCCGTGAGATGGACATGGGCCAGGATGATCCCAATCAACGGTCTGGCCGTCGGCTGTTTGAAACCGCCTATACGCGCAGCCCGTACCGGTTTACCGTCATTGGTTACCCGGATATTTTTAACGAACTCAAGCGGGAAGATATTTTTAATTATTATCGCGAGAAATACACGCCCAACAACCTGTTCATGGTGGTGGTGGGCGACTTCAAGGCGGAGGAGGTTATCGCCCAGGTGCGCGCCGCGTTCGCGAACACGAAGGCCCGTCCCATGCCGCCCGAAGTCCTGCCGGAGGAGCCACGGCAACTCGCCGAGCGTGAAGTGGTGGAGGAAGCCCCGGTGGAGATGGCGCATGTTCATTTCAGTTGGCACATTCCCGATGTCCGGCATACGGATATCCCCGTGCTGGATGTGCTGGCCACCTTGCTGGGTTCCGGAAGGAGTTCCCGCCTGTATCAGGAAGTGCGCGAGAAAGGCCTGGTCGTATCCGCAGATGCCTGGACCTACAATCCCGGTAATCCTGGTTTGTTTGGCATGAGCGCCATGATCGAAGCCGATAAATATGACTCGGCTAAAGCAGCGCTGTTGTCGCAAGTGGAGCGGTTCAAAAACGAATTACCCTCCGAAGCGGAACTCGCCAAAGCTGTCAAACAATTCATCGCCGGCACGCTGTCCGCCCGCAAGACCATGGCGGGGCAGGGGCAGGATTTGGGCGGCAACTGGATTGCGGCCAACGACCTTAATTTCTCCGCACGCTATCTCGAAACCGTTAAGCAGATCACACCGTCCGATTTGCAGCGCGTGGCCCGTGGTTATCTGACCAGGGATAATCGCACCATTTATGCGCTCGTTCCGGAAGGGAGCAAGCAGCGCGTCGCCCTGATGGCGGATACGGCAACACGCACTCCCGTCCAAAGCTTTGTTTTGGCCAATGGAATGCGGTTGCTGCTGAAGGAGGATCACCGCCTTCCGTTCGTGGAATTCCGCGCCGTCTTGCGCGGGGGAATTCTTTCTGAAACCGCGGCGACCAACGGCATTTCCTTGCTGACCGCCAAACTGCTGCTCAAGGGCACGAAGACGCGCCGGGCGGATGAAATCGCACGCGAAATCGAATCGCTGGGCGGCAGTCTGGACACCTTTAGCGCCAATAATACCCTTGGCCTTAGCATGGAAGTGATGCGCGAAGATTTCTCCAAGGGCTTGGAACTGTTTGCCGATGTGATTTTGAATCCCGTTTTTCCGGCAGAGGCGTTTGAACGCGAACGGGAAGTGCAATTGGCCTCGATCCGCGCGCAGCGGGATCATTTGTTGCAATGCGCCATTAAGATGATGCGGCGCGGTCTGTTTGGCGATACCGGTTATGGGTATGATGCCTTGGGGACCGAGGCGGGGTTGGCGCAGTTGACGCCTGCGCACGCGGCCAAGTGCTGGCAGGACCTTGGTGCGCCAGAAAACTGTGTGCTCTCCATTTACGGCAACTTCCAGACCGGGGAGGTCTGTGCCGAGGTGGAAAAAGCACTCGCGGCATGGCAGCGCAAGGCGCACATTCCGGCGTTGCAGCCATCGGCGGCGCTGACGGAAATTCTGCGGCTCGACGAGACTCGCGATAAAAAACAAGGCGTGCTGGTCATCGGCTTTCGCGGGACGACGATGCTGGATGAAGATCGTTTCGCGCTCGAATTGATCCAGGAGTCGTGCAGCGATCTGGGGTCGCGATTGTTCACCCGCATTCGCGAGAAACTCGGGCTCGCCTATTATGTCGGTGCGCAAAATATGTTGGGACTCACGCCGGGCTTCTTTGCGTTTTACGCGGGGACGGAGCCGGATAAAATCAGCGTCTGCGAAGCCGAAATGCTCAGGGAAGTCGCCACCCTCTGCAGCGAGGGGTTGACGGACGAAGAGCTGAAACGTTCCAAGGCCAAGATCATTGGTCAGAAGAAAATTGGTCGCCAGGATTTAGGACACTGTGCCACTGTGGCTGCCTTGGACGAGCTTTACGGGTTGGGGTACCAGAATCACGAAACCGAGGATGCTCGCTATGCGGCGGTGACCTTGGAGCAGATTCGGCATGTCGCGCAAAAATTTCTGACGCCGGATCGCATGGTGGTGGCCGTTATTCGTCCCGAATAAGCAACGGTGTTGGCCTTGAAAACCACGTTGCCTGACATTCGCCGACAATTGCACACTGCCGCCAGTGTGGAGCAAGCGGCCAACTTACAGCGTTTTTTCAAAACCGGGCCCGGCCAATACGGAGCGGGCGACGTCTTCCTGGGCATCAAGGTTCCGCCGATTCGCCGATTGGTGCCATCGGGCGATGAAATGGCGCTGGCCGAGGTGTGCGAGCTTCTGCATTCCCGTTACCACGAGGAGCGCCTGCTCGCGCTGCTGATTCTGGTGCGCCGCTTTCAGCGGAGTGAACCGCCGATGCAACAGAAGATTTTCGAACTGTATCTGCGCGAAACCCGCTACATCAATAACTGGGACCTGGTGGATTTATCCGCGCCGCAAATCGTGGGTGGTTGGCTGTTGATCCGGCCACGCAAGCTTCTGGATGACTTGGCTCGCTCCGAACTTTTATGGGAACGCCGCATTGCGGTGCTCGCCACATTCACCTTTATCCGTCACGGGCAGTTCGATGATACGCTGCGGCTGTGTGAACGTCTGTTGAATGATCCGCATGATTTGATGCACAAGGCGTGCGGTTGGATGCTGCGCGAGGTGGGTAAACGCGAGGTGGTTGTGTTGTCAGCCTTTCTCGAACAACACGCTCTGGCCATGCCGCGCACGATGCTGCGGTATGCCATCGAGCGCTACCCGGAAACGCAACGCCAGGCCTGGTTGCGCGTAAAACCTGCGGCCTAGGCCCCGGTTGGTCTCGTTCCCAAAGCAAAACCCGTCAGGCGATGTTACGCCCAACGGGTTGTTACAGAGTAAAGCGCTATAGGAGTTGCTCGGCTACTTGGCCTCTACGCACACGACATTGCCAGCGGCATTGCGCGCGTAGATTTTTCCGTTGGCCAGCACGGGCACTGTCCAGCATTTACCACCCAGAATTTGCCCGCGTGAAATCGCTTCAAACGCGGTTGTTTGTGCCTTGGCGATGATCAGTTCTCCCTTGGCTCCCAAGACGATCAATTTGCCATCTGCCGCCATCAGCGAGCCCAGGCCCACCGACGCCTCCTGCCACTTGATTTCGCCAGTCTTCCACTCCAGGCAGATCAGGTGACAGGTCTTTCCGGATTGGCCGGTGACGCCGTACAAAAAACCATCCAGCAACACGCAACTATTGAAGTGGTTCATCATGTTTTTATTCATGTAAACCTCTTTGGTCTGTCCACCCTTGAATTCTACCAGCGTGCAACCCTTGCCGTATGAGGAGGACAGAAACACTTGGTTACCGTTGAAAATCGGGTCTGCTGCATTGACGTCGTACTGGGTTTTCCACGGATGCTGCCATAAAATCTGGCCGGTCTTGGGCTCCACGGAGAATAACGTCTCCTTGCCAAAGAATGCCAAGGCGCGTTTTCCCTCGTTGTCGAACGGCACCGCTGACGCATAACCGGCGGCGTCCGGCTCGGTTTTCCACACTACGTTGCCGGTAGCCTTGTCCACCGCCACCCCGGCTTTGTTCACATTCACAACCAACAGGTCTCCCTCAACCAATGGGGAACTCGCGTATCCCCAAGTGGGCAACTTGGCACCGACTTCCTCGGCGATGTTCTTCGACCAGTTGATTTTACCGGTTGCGGCATCAAAACTATAAAGATGCCCGCGTTTGCTCAGGGTATAGACATTCTTGCCATCCACCGTGGGGGTGGCGCTGGTGCCGCCTTCATAATATTTGGCGTCCAATCCGCACGCGTAGCTCTGTTTCCAGATTTCCTTGCCGGTGTTCGCGTCGAAACAATAAACGGTATCCGTTTCGCTGGCGTTGCCGCTGGTATAAAACCGGCCCTCGCTGACAGAGAAAGAAGCAAAACCCATCCCTACTTCTGCCTTCCAAAGGATTTTCGGATTATTGGCCGCGTCGGCTTTCCAGCCGGTTTCCTTCGAGATGCCGTTCAGGTCCGGCCCGCGCCAGCGATACCAATCGAGTGCTTGGACATCAGAAACGATTGCCGTCGAAAACAACGCGGCCATGGCCGCTATCTTTAATTTGTTAAACATACTTGTTTGCATGGCGTGGAGATTACCGAACCACCATTCAGCCGTCAATACTCGTTCGGAGCAGTTGGCGTGCAAAAATCGCCCACAAAATTTCTTTTCGTTCATCTTTTGCACCAAAACTTTTGCAATTTCAAATTAATCAGGAATGGGTGGTACATCTGTTGACCACCCATTCCAGTGCCGTTTCCGCCGTTATTTCACGAAACCTTGGTTTCATCCACCACGATGTAACGGCTGCCACCGTTGGCCCAGAGGCGGACCAAAGTTTGTTTTTCTTTTACGTTCTTGGTCAAGTTGACCGCATCTTCGGCGCTGGTGACGGATTTGCGGTTAATCTCTTGCAACACCATGCCGGGGCGCAGACCCGCCTCGAACGATGCCGAGTTGGGTGCCACATCGGTAATGAGCGCGCCTTTGAGCGCCGGGGGTAGCTTGAATTGCTGACGCAATGCCGGGGATAGGTCGGTGACGGCCACGCCATCCAGCGCTTCTCCGGGGGTGCTGCCATTGGGTTGGCTGGCGGCGGCCACGCGTGCTTCCGGCAAGGTCTTCAAAGTGGCTTTGACGGTTTTCTCTTTGCCGTCACGCATGAGTTTGAGTTCCACCTTGTTGCCGGGTTTGAGTTGCGCGACGGTCAGCCGCAAATGCCGGCTGTCTCGCACCTCTTTACCATTGATGCCGGTGATGATGTCGCCATCCTTCAAACCCGCCTCGGCGGCGGCGCTGTTCGCGGTGACTTCGCCGACCAACGCGCCTTTGGCATCGTTCAGGCTGAATTGTTTGGCTAATTCAGGCGTGAGATCCTGGATGGCTACGCCCAGGAAGCCGCGCTCGACTTTGCCAAATTCAATGAGTTGTTCCATCACTTGCCGCGCGAGGTTGCACGGTACGGCAAAACCCACGCCGTGATTGCCGCCGCTGCGGCTCAGGATGGCGGTGTTGATGCCGATGAGGCGACCTTCGGCGTCAATCAGTGCGCCGCCTGAGTTGCCGGGGTTGATGGAGGCATCGGTCTGGATGAAGTCTTCATACTCCTCAATGCCCATGCCGCCGCGCCCCATGGCGCTGATGATGCCGGAGGTTACCGTCTGGCCGATGCCAAACGGATTGCCAATCGCCAGCACGATGTCGCCGACTTCCAGGTTGTCGCTGTTGCCAAACGTCGCATAGGATAAGCCCTTGGCCTCAATCCTCAATACTGCAAGGTCCGTCTTGGGGTCGCGCCCCACAACCTTGGCCGTGTATTCCCTGCGGTCCTTTTCCAGCATCACTCTGATTTCATCCGCTCCATCCACAACGTGGTTATTGGTGAGGATGTAGCCGTCCTCGGTGACGATCACCCCGGAGCCAAGACTGCGCTGGGTGTGCGTCTTGGGTTGCTGCGGGTTCTGGCCAAAGGGCCGGCCAAAGAACTGTTGGAACATCGGATCTTCAAACATGGGGTTCCCGCCCATGGCCAGCTCATTGCGCACTTTCTTCGTGGTGAAGATATTGACCACACTGGGCGCGGTTTTCTTGACCACACTCGCGAAGCTGCTCGTGGGGCGGGAGTCACGCGTCAGTGGGTGGTCATTCACGGACACGTTGACTTCTGCCTTGGCCAGTTTGATGGCGGGTGCGCCGCCGAAGGCATTACCAGCGGACAGATAGAGCGTTGTTCCACCGGCCAGGGCCAGGGCCCCCGCCGCCATCCATTTCATCATCCAGGTTTTCATAGTTGTATAATTCAATTTCGTTGTTGTCGTTGGGGTGCCGTTCCACGGTCGCCCGGTTTCATCTGCTTCAACCATGCCACACCCGGATTGCCGGAGCCTTTCCTGAACATTACAAGAATGTAAGGGAGAGTAATTCGAGACTCGACGCCGACGGACGGCTTGCTACCATTTGAGCGACGTTTGATTTGGCAGGAAACTTATTTTATGAGATGCATGAACTATTGCGTGATGACCGGCGTACTTTTGACACTGTGCGCGGCGCGCCTGCCGCTCTCGGCGGCGGATGGCTTGGAACTGAGAGCGGAACAAAAGGCGGATCGGATCGTCATATATGTCGGCCAGGACGTCTTCACGGAATATCTCTTCCTGGACACGGAGAAATATCCGTATTTCTTTCCAGTGAACGGGCCAATCACGCTTCAAGGCGTCACCACCAAACGGGAAACCAACTATCCGCATCATAGTTCGCTGTTCTTTGGCTGTGACCAGGTCAATGGCGGTAATTACTGGCAGGAGGGCTTGGACCGGGGGCGTATTATTTCAAAGGGCGTGAAGATTGTGACAGGGCAGGGGCGGGAGGTGGTCTTTGAGCAGCAATGTTCATGGGAACGTCCAGGTGCTGAATCGCCCTTTGACGATCAACGTCGCATCCGTCTGGCCGCGCCCACCCGGGAATTGCGATATATTGATTTTGAAATCACACTAACGCCGAAGATTGACGTAGTCATCCGCAAGACGAATCATTCGTTGTTCTCCGCCCGCATGAAACCGGGGCTGTCCGTCAAGGGCGGCGGCAGGTTGCGGAATGCCCAAGGGGATTCTGGTGAGAAAGACACTTTTGGAAAAACCTCACCGTGGATGGATGCGCGCGGCAAGAATGGCGATGCCGTCGAGGGGTTGGCGATCTTGAATCATCCTAAAAACCGTTGGAGCATACCGCAGTGGTTCACCCGTGATTACGGATTTTTTTCCCCCGCGCCCATGAATTGGCTGGATAAGGACGGGTTAAAACTGGCGAAGGGAGAAAAGCTCAACTTGCGCTATCGCGTGCTGGTTCATGCCGGCGATCCCGCGATGAACGTGATTGAGGCTGAATACCAAAAATGGGCGGCAGCGGATAGATAGTACGAATGAGATTTGATAAATGATGATTGAACGAGTACATTTCGCTCGCCGTTTGGCCTGAAGTGCCCGGTAAACAAATATGCCAAGTGATCATTTTAGGGTCGAGTTACAGCCGCTAATCCTCGTGGTGGACCCCGACGCTGCTGCCCGGCAAAAACTGGTTCTGCTATTGAGCAGCATGGGCTTGCAGGTGCAGGAAAGTACCTCTGGCAACGACGCTTGGCAGTTGCTTTACCAGCAGCGTCCGAACCTCGTTCTACTGGCTCACCATCGGGCCGGGTTGGATGCGGATGCGTTTTGCGTTCAAATCAAGAGCGAGCCGGATTTTGCCGAAGTAGGGGTGGTTTTCATGGATGTGGACCAACCGGTGGGAGTAAACGTCGGTAAGGCGTCTTCCATGGATCGTGCGGATGGTCATATCCGATTACCCATCAGTGATGAAGATATGCTTGAACGGATTGGCATCTTTCTGCGTCTGCAATGGGCGGAGTCCGCGCTATGGCACAGTGAGCGCAAATATCGCGCGTTGCTGGAAATGGCGCAGGATGGCATGGCGCTGCTTTCGCAGGATGGCACGGTTCGCTTTGCGAATGTCACCCTTGCGCGTATCCTCGGGCATCCCAGTAGTGATTTGTCTGGCACTTCGCTGGTTTCATTTTTCGATGAAGCCAGCCGTCAACTCATGGAAAACTGGCTGATGGAAGGGTCGTTGCGGCGTGGGCAACAGCGCGAATTCACCTTGATGCGTCCGGATCATACGGAGGTCCGAGTGCAGGCGATGCTCACGGATATTTCGGATTCCAGTGTGGCGGAGCGCGAATTGCTGTTTATGGCGCGGGATGTGACGGTTCATCGGCAGACCGAAGAAAAGTTGCGTCAATTGTTCCGGGCAACAGAACAAAGCCCTGCTACGATCGTCATCACCGATGTAGCGGGTGCCATAGAGTATGTGAACCCCAAGTTCAGCAGTGTCACCGGGTATTCGTCCAAGGAAGCCTTGGGCAAAAATCCCCGCATTTTGAAATCAGGGGTGCAAGGCAAAGAATTTTATCTTGAAATGTGGCAGACCTTGACCGCTGGCAAAGAGTGGCGGGGCGAGTTTCATAACCGGAAAAAGGATGGCACCATCTATTGGGAATCCGCCTCAATCTCTCCCCTCCGCAATGAGGTGGGGCAGATTACCCATTACATTGCGGTCAAAGAGGATATTTCCCTCCGAAAACAACTGGAGGAGGAACGGGAACAATTGGTCAACGATTTGCGCGAGGCGCTGGCCAACGTCAAGACTTTGAGTGGGTTGCTGCCCATTTGCGCCTCTTGCAAGCGGATTCGGGATGACCGTGGTTATTGGGAGACCGTGGAAGGGTATGTCGGACGCCATTCGGGTGCCCGGTTCAGCCATGGAATGTGCCCGGAATGCGCCAAAAAATGGTTGCAAGACGCTGGGTTGGAACCGCCAGTGGATAAGTTATGATTGCCCGTGGCATGGTTTGATTATGGAACGGATTGGAATATATGGCGGCTCTTTTAACCCGGTGACGTGCGGACATCTGTTGGTGGCCCGCGCCGCGCTGGAAGAGGCCCAACTCGATCGTTTGCACTTCGTCCCTGCCGCACAATCACCGTTCAAGCCGGATCAACTGTTGGCATCGGGCGACGCCCGTTGTCGTTGGTTGCGGTTGGCACTGGCGGGTTGGGAACGTTGCGAACTGGACGATCAGGAATTGAAACGCGGCGGGGTTTCATATACAGTGGATACGTTGCGCGATTACGCCCGGCGATTTCCCGATGCCACCTTGTGTTATCTGATTGGTGCGGACCATCTGTGCAAGTTACCGCAATGGCGGGATGCCGGCACCTTGGCGAACTTGGCGGAGTTTCTCGTCATTCCACGCCCCGGCGAGGTTGCTGCAGCGTTGCCGCCGCCGTTCCGCGGGCGTCTGCTTAAAGGTTTCCCGCTGGGAGTTTCCGCCTCGGAAGTGCGGGCGCGGCTCAAAGCGGGTTTGCCCATCGCCGGGCTTGTGCCGGAAACCGCGGTGGAAATAATCGAAAAATCCGGGCTTTATCTTTAACCAAACCTCTGTTAGACTAATCAAATGGATTCGAAAAAGCTGGCGAATTTGTGTCGGGAACTGGCCGATAACAAGAAAGCGGAAAATATCGTGGTGCTGGACGTGCGGGAGTTGGCTTCCGTCACGGACTATTTTGTCATTTGCACTGGTTCAAGCGAGCCTCATTTAAGGGCGATCGCGGAAGAAATTACTTCTACACTGCACGAGGAGCACGGGCAGCGGGCACGAGCTATTGATGGCCGAATGCCCACCTCCTGGCAGGTGCTCGACTATCTGGATGTGATCGTGCATATCATGAAACATGACGTGCGGGCCAAGTATGACCTGGAAAGTCTATGGGGGGATGCGCCGCGCCTGAAAGGCAGCCGTCGTCGTACCGTCAAGAAGCCCGAAGCGGGTTGAGGGCAGGGTGTGCGTTGCATCAGGAAGACCGGTCGTGGTTGCACTTTGGCAGGTTGATGGCACGTTAGACCGTGCATGAAAATAATATCAAATAATGGCATGAAAAAATTACTCTTCACCCTCATGGTTTGCGGTGGTGCTTTTGCGCTGTGCGCGGCAGACCTCAACTGGATGACTGATCTGCCGGCGGCTCAGAAAAAAGCCAAGGCCGACAATAAACTCGTCTTTATGAACTTTACCGGATCGGACTGGTGCGGCTGGTGTAAAAAAATGGATGCCGATGTGTTTTCGAAAAAGGAATTCAAGGAATACGCCGACAAAAAACTGGTGATGGTTTTTGTGGATTTTCCCCGCAAGCCGCTCGCGGCTGAACAAAAGCAAGCCAACGAGGCACTGAAGTCAAAATACGAGATAAAAGGATATCCGACGCTGATCGTTTTGGACGCCCAGGGCGAGGTGGTTCACAAAAACGTTGGGTACCAGGGCGATGTGCAGAAGTGGATCAAGACCCTTGACGCTGCGAAAAAGAGCCATTGATGATGATGGCTGGCTGAGGGCGAACTGGACAGGCGGGTACGCAGGCGCCGCAGCCGTTGCATTTGTCCGGATTAACGCTGGGTTCGGTAGCGAAGCCGTCCTTTGAGGTTTGGATGAATAGAGCGTGGTAGGGACAAACTCTGATGCAGGCGGTGCATTCCCGTCCGCTCGCCAACAGGCAGATATCCAAATCAATTATTGCCCGCCCAATGTGGCACGCATTTTTTTGTTCCAAGGAGAGTTGTTTAATGGCCCCGCTGGGGCAGACTTCGGTGCAGCGATGACAGTCGCTGCGGCAAAAATCACTGGTGAAAGCGAGGCAGGGCGTCAGCAGGTTGGCAAAACCGTATGTTCCCAGATCGGGTTGAATAATGTGCGCGGGACACGCTTGACTGCAATTGCCACAGCGAATGCATACTCCGGCAAAGTTTTCCTCGGCAACGGAGCCCGGCGGGCGCAAGGGAGATTTCGTTTGGCCTTTTCCGCAGGTCACCCAGAGGGCCAGTGCGGCTCCAGCGCTGCTTGAAAGGAATTCACGACGCCCCGCTGTGAACCGGGAAGTCATGGTGGGAGTTCCCGACGGTTCCAGAACGTCGCATCGCTTCCCGGATTTTCGGCAACGCTGAGGCCAAGCCAGAAACTCTTGGGTGGCGCCCAACGGGCAAACGCGCGTACACCAAACGTGCGGGAAGAGCCAATCGAACAGCAACAGCAATGGCAGGCTCACGCCTGGCAATAAAGCCGCAAGGGTTAGCGGGCGATGCCAGGCGTTGATGAAACTGTTAAAAATGGC comes from Verrucomicrobiota bacterium and encodes:
- a CDS encoding 4Fe-4S binding protein; protein product: MLANPNSRSRTALRGLFLLASVIVALPAREMAWTASCLPALSPHIALASVLALREASILAVLALPVVVLAMLIPRWFCHYACPTGTLQELLARIHPNAMLKNRTLLPIGKILVLLTLGGALVGYPLLLWLDPLAIFNSFINAWHRPLTLAALLPGVSLPLLLLFDWLFPHVWCTRVCPLGATQEFLAWPQRCRKSGKRCDVLEPSGTPTMTSRFTAGRREFLSSSAGAALALWVTCGKGQTKSPLRPPGSVAEENFAGVCIRCGNCSQACPAHIIQPDLGTYGFANLLTPCLAFTSDFCRSDCHRCTEVCPSGAIKQLSLEQKNACHIGRAIIDLDICLLASGRECTACIRVCPYHALFIQTSKDGFATEPSVNPDKCNGCGACVPACPVRPQPAIIINGSFSQRQGS